Within Ignavibacteriota bacterium, the genomic segment CCGCGGACCCTCGGGTTTCTCCGAAGCAGAAACCGCGACGCTGCGGGATTTCTGCAATCGCAAACACTTTCAGTACGCGCTGAACTATCACACGTACGGAAATCTGCTGATCTTCCCGTGGGGATACAGCGACCGCGATACTCGCGACAGTGTGCTGTTCCGATCGCTGAGCGAGCGGCTCACGCTACACAACCGCTATACATGGGGCACGGGCCGGCAGACGGTGAACTACCTCACCAATGGCGACTCCGACGACTGGATGTACGGCGACACAACGGCGCACCGGCCCATCATCGCGCTCACACCTGAGATCGGCAATTATCCCGAAAACTTCTGGGCGCCGCCGTCGCGTATCCTCGCGCTGGCCGACGAACAACTCGAGGCCAACATCCAACTTGCACACATGGCCGTGCCCCACGTGCGCCTTGCAACATCGGATGTACAAGAGGATGCGACGGGTGTGACACTGCTGCTCGGCTTTGCGGGTGCAACGGCAACGGGCCGCATCGATTCGTTGTCTGTTGTGGTGGATGGTCCGCTCGTCGACACCGATCCGTCGCGTGCCGCGGTGGTGTTCCCGCAGACGGATCCGCTTGCGCTGCGCTTGGCAAAACTTCCGGGTGTCACATCCAACGGCGATCCCGTGCGCGTCTTTCTGACCATCAGCACCGACGAGAGTGTGATGCGCGACTCGGTGTTTTTCCACATCGGCAATGCGCAGACGCTGCTGGCCGACGGGGCGGAGCAGAGCGACGTCCTGTGGGTGGCGGGCGGCAGATGGGGGCGGCAGGCCAACGACAAGGCGCGCGGAGGATTCTGTTACACCGAAAGTCCCGCGGGCAATTCCATCAACCGCGATTCCTCGTTCCTCACGCTGCGGCGTCCGCTCGACCTGCGCACGTATGTTGCCGCGCAACTGCGATTTGTCACAAAGTGGTTTATCGAATCGAACAACGATTACGGACTCGTGGAGGTGCGCGCGGGCTCGGACGCGTGGACGCCGCTCACCGGGCGTTACACCTCGAAGGCGTACGGCGCCAGCAAACAGGTGCCCGTCAACACGCCGGGCTACGATGGTCTGCGCCGCAGTTGGGCCGACGAGACCATGGATCTCACGCCCTGGTGCGGACGCGACAGCGTACAACTGCGCTTCAACTTCCAGAGTGACGAGGGCACCGTGTTCGACGGCTGGCTGGTGGACAGCATCGCCGTGCTCGCGTGGCAGTCGGCAATCTCACACACAGCGGACGTGCCCGCGCCCGCGCTGCTGCACCTCTCGCCCAATACACCGAATCCGTTCGCATCCTCTACACAACTCGTCTGCACACTCTCGAATCCCGCGACGCTCCGAGTTCAATTGCGCGACGCGCTCGGTCGTCTCGTGCGGACGCTCATCGACGGACAGCAGTCCGCGGGACAATTCGTTTTACACATCGACGAGCCGCTTGCACCGGGCGTCTACATGTGTACGGCGGAGATTGGTGAAGGCACGCATCGCGAGACGGCGGTGAGGATGGTGGTGAAAGTGAGGAGATAGGAGATAGGAGATAGGATTTGGGAGTGGAGAGGGTGGGATCACGATGGTGTGTCACCCTGAGCGGAGTCGAAGGGTGGCACAGCGCGACAACCACGTTCTTCGCGACACGGTGTCTCGTCGAGCGCGCCTAGCTGAAAGGTGCGACGGGACGTCCCTCCACGTGCCGGTCAGTCTTCCATGAGAAAGGCGTCTTCGACCGGGGGATGATTCTCCATCTCCCGCGCGATATTCTTCATCTTCTCCGGTACACCGATGGCCGCGATGATTTTTTCCGTGATGTCCACGGTCACGACATCGGCGCCCGCGTAGTTCAGTTCCCACTTTGAAACGACGAGGTCGAGTTTTTCCGTGGTCACGATCTGCTCGAGCTGTGTGGCGAGTCGCGTCATGATCGCGCGAATGGATCCGGTGCCGAAGCCGCGCTCGTGCGACATGGCCTGGCGCAGTAGTCCTTCACGCTCGCAGGCCGCGACGGCCTTGCTGTCGTTCCGCTCCTTCGCATCCTTCATGCGTTTCTGCAGAGCGGGGATGGGACTTTCGGCCAACGGCGAATTAAACCACGCCACGTAAACGGCGCGCGAATCGTACACGCCGAGACGCAGCGCCTGTTTCTGCTGGGCATGTGTGTGCGTGGTGCTGAAAAGAAAAAGGAGCGACGTGGCGGCGAGAGTGATCAGTGCCTTGTTCATGTGGTTTCCTCCGTGACAGTGAGTCGTATGGGATGCGAGTAGTTTTCCGGATGGTGTGAGATGCGGAGCTGCGGTGCTGCTTTAACGGGACTGCGGGGCGGAGACGAGTTTCCCGTTACGGTCGAAGAGGACATGGTCGCCTTTGCGCAATTCCAGCCCCTGCACCGTTGCGTCACGCGAGAGTTTTGCATGTTTCAGTGTGCCGTTCGGGTAGAAGACCAC encodes:
- a CDS encoding immune inhibitor A, yielding MKQTLLLLLLCSGLAMAQQRYSSIRIPLSESVDVATVARLGFPLEEARVKPGNSIELWAGDDDRRLLEKHGIAYSVLIPEWDRHYADRMRGERLPSMQALVGSRAAQFRLGSMGGHLTLEEFYQELDRMRAAAPALLSANDTIGRTIEGRPIVAVTLTASPDSASPSVLYTALHHAREPEGLMALMYFMWYLIEQYPGNPEIHKLLDRAALVFVPVVNPDGYAYNQAQKPQGGGMWRKNRRPFGPAFGVDLNRNYGYRWGNDNTGSSPDSSRDNYRGPSGFSEAETATLRDFCNRKHFQYALNYHTYGNLLIFPWGYSDRDTRDSVLFRSLSERLTLHNRYTWGTGRQTVNYLTNGDSDDWMYGDTTAHRPIIALTPEIGNYPENFWAPPSRILALADEQLEANIQLAHMAVPHVRLATSDVQEDATGVTLLLGFAGATATGRIDSLSVVVDGPLVDTDPSRAAVVFPQTDPLALRLAKLPGVTSNGDPVRVFLTISTDESVMRDSVFFHIGNAQTLLADGAEQSDVLWVAGGRWGRQANDKARGGFCYTESPAGNSINRDSSFLTLRRPLDLRTYVAAQLRFVTKWFIESNNDYGLVEVRAGSDAWTPLTGRYTSKAYGASKQVPVNTPGYDGLRRSWADETMDLTPWCGRDSVQLRFNFQSDEGTVFDGWLVDSIAVLAWQSAISHTADVPAPALLHLSPNTPNPFASSTQLVCTLSNPATLRVQLRDALGRLVRTLIDGQQSAGQFVLHIDEPLAPGVYMCTAEIGEGTHRETAVRMVVKVRR